One genomic window of Indicator indicator isolate 239-I01 unplaced genomic scaffold, UM_Iind_1.1 iindUn_scaffold_53, whole genome shotgun sequence includes the following:
- the LOC128980003 gene encoding zinc finger protein 252-like codes for MATQKDPDQSPEEKTHPENKLEEPKSSFEEEEEKGIEGNKDMDEENEDSENEIDDEEGGDDSNKEEGDDVEEEENEEKGDASMLPKHTNQCPKCGQSFPPSSKLVKHHCPNSGTQPSTSGECSKSLSLSSNLTQYCHITPTKKPYICAGCGKSFTRSLTLIAHWHSHSGKKPFACTDCGKSFRHGSSFFQHRRVHTGESPHICGDCGKSFQGNSMLIAHGHVHAGEKPFTCSDCGKSFSVSCHFFRHCRVHTGEKPYCCAGCGKSFRWSKTLITHWRVHTGEQPFACDDCCETFCHISHFLQHRCVHTVKRTYNCSDCGKSFSCSSDCSHHLCSHLSKGHGLCRSENKPLATEDIEAQQSFGQGSDTVKHKQTRTGERPDVRTGCSKSFTKCRHVRVGKKSLTCTDCGKSFKQRSHLTQHCRTHTSEKPYVCGDCKRSFTDKSSLTQHRRTHTGEKPYTCTDCGKSFRQTSTLTQHRTVHTGERPYHCTKCNKRFSSSSNLSQHLRVHTGKKPFTCNDCGKSFTRRFDLTKHSRTHTGEKPEKTYVCPDCSKRFLHKSSLTQHRRVHTGEKPFFTCTNCAKKFSSRSTLNRHHRTQACEKSVAGST; via the coding sequence ATGGCTACCCAGAAGGACCCAGACCAGAGCCCAGAGGAGAAGACCCACCCAGAGAACAAGTTGGAGGAGCCAAAGAGCAgttttgaggaagaggaggagaagggaataGAGGGTAACAAAGACATGGATGAAGAGAATGAGGACAGTGAGAATGAGATAGATGATGAGGAGGGTGGTGATGACAGCAACAAGGAGGAGGGGGATGatgtggaagaggaggagaatgaagAGAAGGGCGATGCTTCTATGCTACCCAAGCATACAAATCAGTGCCCCAagtgtgggcagagcttccCACCCAGCTCGAAGTTGGTGAAGCACCACTGCCCCAACTCTGGCACCCAGCCTTCCACCTCTGGTGAGTGCAGCAAGAGCCTCagcctcagctccaacctcaccCAGTACTGTCACATCACCCCCACCAAGAAGCCATACatctgtgctggctgtggcaagagcttcactCGCAGCCTGACGCTCATCGCCCACTGGCACAGCCACTCTGGGAAGAAACCTTTTGCCTGCActgactgtggcaagagcttccgCCACggttccagcttcttccagcacCGTCGTGTCCACACCGGTGAGAGTCCACACATCTGTGGTGACTGCGGCAAGAGCTTCCAGGGGAACTCGATGCTCATCGCTCACGGGCACGTCCACGCAGGTGAGAAGCCCTTCACTTGCAGcgactgtggcaagagcttcagcGTCAGCTGCCACTTCTTTCGGCACTGCCGTGTCCATACCGGTGAGAAGCCATACTGCTGTGCTGGTTGTGGCAAGAGTTTCCGTTGGAGCAAAACCCTCATTACCCATTGGCGTGTCCACACCGGCGAACAGCCCTTTGCCTGTGATGACTGCTGTGAGACCTTTTGCCACATTTCCCACTTCCTACAGCACCGCTGTGTCCACACCGTCAAGAGGACGTACAACTGTAgtgactgtggcaagagcttcagctgcagctctgactGCAGccatcacctctgcagccacctCTCCAAGGGCCATGGGCTGTGCAGAAGTGAAAACAAACCACTGGCCACAGAAGACATCGAGGCCCAGCAGAGCTTTGGCCAGGGCTCAGATACAGTAAAACACAAGCAAACTCGCACTGGTGAGAGGCCAGATGTCCGTAcgggctgcagcaagagcttcACCAAGTGCCGCCATGTCCGTGTTGGCAAGAAGTCCTTGACCTGCACCGACTGTGGAAAGAGCTTCAAACAGAGGTCCCatctcacccagcactgccgcACCCACACCAGCGAGAAGCCCTACGTCTGTGGTGACTGTAAGAGGAGTTTCACTGACAAATCCTCCCTCACCCAGCACCGCCGCACTCACACCGGTGAAAAGCCCTACACCTGCActgactgtggcaagagcttccgCCAGACCTCCACACTTACCCAGCACCGCACTGTCCACACTGGTGAGAGGCCATACCACTGCACTAAATGCAACAAGCgcttcagctccagctccaaCCTCAGCCAGCACCTACGTGTCCACACTGGCAAGAAGCCCTTCACCTGCAAcgactgtggcaagagcttcacccGTAGGTTTGATCTTACCAAACACAGTCGCACCCACACCGGTGAGAAGCCCGAGAAGACTTATGTCTGTCCTGACTGCAGCAAGAGGTTCCTCCACAAATCCTCTCTCACCCAGCACCGCCGTGTCCACACCGGTGAGAAGCCCTTCTTCACCTGCACCAACTGCGCCAAGAAATTCAGCAGCAGATCTACCCTCAACCGGCACCACCGCACCCAGGCTTGTGAAAAGTCCGTGGCAGGAAGTACATAA